The Streptomyces sp. NBC_01244 genome contains a region encoding:
- a CDS encoding S1 RNA-binding domain-containing protein: MAGAVAYQVGEPLAMLRDNGAWCRLEVEGRFTIHVGWDQYVYIGSSEPCEEALARTRALGSFPERLDTSPYDADYDEPGEQRPADDVFWDRLRWCVAMGQAAILEEIYADNATRWHRLNDGTLDEVRARLTPRAQLAVWSGLSTDVAAVLEGLPEEGLIELVWEDADGQITSTTADETQFVELAAKITGARAAAALSLYTDERQPLFTAVLPDSDGVLRARWKTEPTPSDRHWAILKTLYRGQVITGTVTEIASFGVTFVDIGGFTAMINIPQLSWRHINHPSDMVTVGQEITAEILEVDMVRERVPLSLKALQPDPMLDLERQVGQIVTGPVTKLVPFGAFVRIEDFEDGFEGLVHNTELAHEHVERPEDVVQVGEALTVKILAVDPTRRRIALSHKQALAVAPERHRHA, encoded by the coding sequence ATGGCTGGTGCGGTCGCGTACCAGGTCGGTGAACCGCTGGCCATGCTCCGCGACAACGGCGCCTGGTGCCGCCTGGAAGTGGAAGGCAGGTTCACCATCCACGTCGGATGGGACCAGTACGTCTACATCGGCAGCAGCGAGCCCTGCGAGGAAGCACTGGCCCGCACCCGCGCACTCGGCTCGTTCCCGGAACGTCTGGACACCTCCCCCTACGACGCTGACTACGACGAGCCGGGCGAGCAGCGTCCCGCCGACGACGTCTTCTGGGACCGGCTGCGCTGGTGCGTGGCCATGGGCCAGGCAGCGATCCTGGAGGAGATCTACGCCGATAACGCCACTCGCTGGCACCGGCTCAACGACGGCACCCTCGACGAGGTCCGCGCTCGATTGACCCCCCGCGCTCAGCTGGCCGTCTGGTCAGGCCTGTCCACCGACGTGGCCGCGGTCCTCGAGGGTCTCCCCGAAGAGGGCCTGATCGAGCTCGTCTGGGAGGACGCAGACGGTCAGATTACGAGCACCACCGCCGACGAGACCCAGTTCGTGGAGCTCGCAGCGAAGATCACCGGTGCCCGCGCCGCAGCTGCTCTGTCCCTGTACACCGACGAACGCCAGCCCCTGTTCACCGCCGTCCTACCCGACAGCGACGGCGTCCTGCGAGCCCGCTGGAAGACCGAGCCAACCCCGAGCGACCGCCACTGGGCCATCCTCAAGACTCTGTACCGAGGCCAGGTCATCACCGGGACGGTGACCGAGATCGCCAGCTTCGGTGTCACATTCGTGGACATCGGCGGCTTCACCGCGATGATCAACATTCCCCAACTGTCCTGGCGGCACATTAACCACCCCTCCGACATGGTCACAGTCGGCCAGGAGATCACGGCGGAGATCCTCGAAGTCGACATGGTCCGGGAGCGTGTGCCGCTATCGCTGAAAGCACTGCAGCCGGATCCGATGCTGGATCTCGAGCGGCAGGTCGGCCAGATCGTCACCGGCCCCGTCACGAAACTCGTACCGTTCGGCGCCTTCGTCCGCATCGAGGACTTCGAGGACGGTTTCGAGGGACTGGTCCACAACACCGAACTGGCCCACGAGCACGTGGAAAGGCCCGAAGACGTCGTCCAGGTCGGCGAAGCACTCACCGTCAAGATCCTCGCAGTCGACCCCACTCGGCGCCGGATCGCACTGTCGCACAAGCAGGCGCTCGCCGTCGCCCCGGAGAGGCACCGTCACGCCTGA
- a CDS encoding alpha/beta hydrolase domain-containing protein, with product MVLRALFPAFLGLALMAPSAQATPRQPSPSPVSTGATDGRLGSPAVTPLGTFGGIPYVRYDGVFEGQTSTGRFRVPYRISAPKDPHRTNGTVLVEPAHFAIGLGTLNAYLRPELLFTRGFVHAGIGWSTFANRILDPSVPGTFIEGGFDEEGDRVDDEIITEFGRALSGTPKTVGKLSRRYVAGFSDSSYPVLRLIASGEASGVFDLAMPFTTDTLDPQADIAAGRYKGKVVVVNSEAEEAPTLTDRGVAPKQYRSYVVAGSPHIPDLLGANSPDGPPVAGSTPATFVPALRAHFLQGHDWVLRKGSAPPLSTRLRTLDGGAVARDARGNAITEDGTGRAVPRLPFVELGEARFTTGFIGSYDDVRTVQQLGFADHRAYGKAFDAKVRTYLKARYILPEDAREMQRRAELCPPLTYTETYRDHYNAFVSLTPCPSG from the coding sequence ATGGTCCTGCGCGCCTTGTTCCCGGCCTTCCTGGGTCTGGCCCTCATGGCACCGTCCGCCCAGGCGACCCCCCGGCAGCCGTCGCCGTCCCCGGTCTCCACCGGCGCCACGGACGGGCGGCTCGGCTCGCCCGCCGTCACGCCACTCGGTACCTTCGGCGGGATCCCCTACGTCCGGTACGACGGCGTGTTCGAAGGGCAGACGTCCACGGGGCGGTTCCGCGTCCCGTACCGGATCAGCGCCCCGAAGGACCCGCACCGCACCAACGGCACGGTGCTGGTGGAGCCCGCGCACTTCGCCATCGGTCTCGGCACGCTCAACGCGTACCTGCGTCCCGAGCTGCTCTTCACCCGCGGCTTCGTGCACGCCGGGATCGGCTGGAGCACCTTCGCCAACCGCATCCTTGACCCGTCGGTGCCCGGCACCTTCATCGAGGGCGGCTTCGACGAGGAAGGGGACCGGGTCGACGACGAGATCATCACCGAGTTCGGCCGGGCCCTGTCCGGCACGCCGAAGACGGTGGGCAAGCTGTCCCGGCGCTACGTGGCGGGCTTCTCCGACAGCTCGTACCCCGTGCTGCGACTGATCGCGTCCGGCGAAGCCTCGGGCGTCTTCGACCTCGCCATGCCGTTCACCACGGACACCCTCGACCCGCAGGCGGACATCGCCGCCGGCCGCTACAAGGGCAAGGTCGTCGTCGTGAACTCGGAGGCGGAGGAGGCCCCCACCCTCACCGACCGGGGCGTCGCACCCAAGCAGTACCGCTCCTACGTCGTCGCGGGATCCCCGCACATCCCCGACCTGCTCGGCGCCAACTCGCCGGACGGTCCGCCGGTGGCCGGCAGCACGCCGGCGACCTTCGTCCCCGCGCTGCGCGCGCACTTCCTCCAGGGGCACGACTGGGTGCTGCGCAAGGGCTCGGCGCCTCCCCTCAGCACCCGGCTGCGTACCCTGGACGGCGGCGCCGTCGCCCGCGACGCGCGCGGCAACGCAATCACCGAGGACGGCACCGGCCGGGCGGTCCCCCGCCTGCCGTTCGTCGAACTCGGCGAGGCCCGGTTCACCACCGGTTTCATCGGCTCCTACGACGACGTGCGAACCGTGCAGCAGCTCGGGTTCGCCGACCACCGGGCATACGGCAAGGCCTTCGACGCCAAGGTGCGCACATATCTGAAGGCGCGGTACATCCTCCCCGAGGACGCGCGCGAGATGCAGCGGCGCGCGGAGCTGTGCCCGCCGCTGACGTACACGGAGACGTACCGCGACCACTACAACGCCTTCGTATCCCTCACACCCTGCCCCTCGGGCTGA
- a CDS encoding recombinase family protein: MAQELQTQLDALDSKGIPQDKIFAEKISTRVRVRPKSEAALAAAREIKAHAPHCRVIFTVYEMKRLGRDAAELTALADHLAAHGLVLEMLAGPLAGIYDPTGHGRLLFAFLAAMAATERENIRESTLEGLDTAVRKGKHGGRPPVITDDLLHTVLRQRAGGETVEQIQPDLFIPTGRRKGHNPSLSSVYRSLAEHAKKAAYPEAVTAAHVDFVALRTAGRIPGQAEGIMTS, from the coding sequence CTGGCCCAGGAACTCCAGACCCAGCTCGACGCGCTCGACTCGAAGGGCATTCCCCAGGACAAGATCTTCGCCGAGAAGATCAGTACCCGGGTGCGGGTCCGTCCGAAGTCCGAGGCCGCGCTCGCCGCCGCCCGGGAGATCAAGGCCCACGCTCCGCACTGTCGGGTGATCTTCACCGTCTACGAGATGAAGCGGCTCGGGCGCGACGCCGCGGAGCTGACCGCGCTCGCCGACCACCTCGCCGCGCACGGCCTGGTCCTGGAGATGCTCGCCGGGCCGCTGGCCGGGATCTACGACCCCACCGGGCACGGCCGCCTGCTGTTCGCGTTCCTCGCCGCGATGGCGGCGACCGAGCGGGAGAACATCCGCGAGTCGACGCTGGAAGGACTCGACACCGCGGTCCGCAAGGGCAAGCACGGCGGGCGGCCGCCGGTCATCACCGACGACCTGCTGCACACCGTGCTCCGCCAGCGCGCGGGCGGTGAGACGGTCGAGCAGATCCAGCCCGACCTGTTCATCCCCACCGGCAGGCGCAAGGGCCACAACCCGAGCCTGTCCAGCGTCTACCGGTCCCTGGCCGAGCACGCGAAGAAGGCGGCGTACCCGGAAGCCGTCACAGCGGCGCACGTCGACTTCGTCGCCCTCCGGACCGCCGGACGCATCCCCGGGCAGGCAGAGGGGATCATGACTTCATGA
- a CDS encoding DinB family protein produces MSSELERPPLQADERTALIGWLDLQRQILRWKCKGLSDEDARRPVIPTSPAMTMAGLISHMRWTEHIWLEVLFLGGDKKQNPAFDESSKNADWHTDGRPLAELLAEYEAQCARSNEIVAAADLDDTGRHPDFRDGSANLRWILIHLVEETGRHAGHADIVRELLDGTKGYY; encoded by the coding sequence ATGTCATCGGAACTGGAACGCCCCCCGCTCCAAGCGGACGAACGCACCGCGCTCATCGGCTGGCTGGACCTGCAGCGGCAGATCCTGCGCTGGAAATGCAAGGGGCTGAGCGACGAGGACGCGCGCCGCCCGGTCATCCCGACCTCACCGGCCATGACGATGGCCGGTCTCATCTCCCACATGCGCTGGACCGAGCACATATGGCTGGAAGTGCTGTTCCTCGGCGGCGACAAGAAACAGAACCCCGCATTCGACGAGTCAAGCAAGAACGCCGACTGGCACACCGACGGCCGCCCCCTCGCAGAGCTCCTCGCGGAGTACGAGGCCCAGTGCGCCCGCAGCAACGAGATCGTTGCCGCGGCCGACCTTGACGACACCGGCCGCCACCCCGACTTCCGCGACGGCAGTGCCAACCTCCGCTGGATACTGATCCACCTCGTCGAGGAGACGGGGCGACACGCGGGGCACGCGGACATCGTCCGGGAGCTACTCGACGGCACGAAGGGCTACTACTAA
- a CDS encoding lycopene cyclase family protein produces MDTTSYDVVIVGAGVAGALCACRIKQSKPQARVLLIDAGDNGIDDAHRAGFVDAYQLSASKNVPSPYAALRNDKDGYAPWVDVLNCEDEGSPRGIMRRSPVTGSPALVVRRVGLAPEGRARFAELR; encoded by the coding sequence ATGGACACCACCTCCTACGACGTCGTCATCGTCGGCGCCGGCGTGGCAGGAGCCCTGTGCGCCTGCCGGATCAAGCAATCCAAGCCGCAGGCCCGCGTCCTGCTCATCGACGCAGGAGACAACGGCATCGACGACGCCCACCGCGCCGGCTTCGTCGACGCCTACCAGCTCTCCGCCTCGAAGAACGTGCCCTCCCCGTACGCGGCCCTGCGCAACGACAAGGACGGCTACGCCCCCTGGGTCGACGTCTTGAACTGCGAAGACGAGGGTTCGCCGCGCGGCATCATGCGAAGATCACCAGTAACGGGCTCTCCCGCATTGGTCGTGAGGCGTGTTGGCCTGGCTCCTGAGGGAAGGGCCCGCTTCGCGGAGCTGCGTTAG
- a CDS encoding sugar dehydrogenase complex small subunit: MSPAADFRALSELLTGETPLDQATADAHRTRLEAHYAPALTRLIDTYRSVSGEPDPGAALFAAVNADPALARVARETLAIWYTAQFTRPDNTQAGPESPARYRDGLVWNVIKAHPLSAAPVPGGYGYWAQHP; encoded by the coding sequence ATGAGCCCCGCCGCGGACTTCCGCGCCTTGTCAGAACTCCTGACCGGTGAAACGCCGCTTGACCAAGCCACCGCGGACGCGCACCGCACCCGCCTCGAAGCCCACTACGCGCCGGCGCTCACCCGTCTGATCGACACCTACCGCAGCGTCTCAGGCGAACCCGACCCGGGAGCGGCGTTGTTCGCCGCGGTCAACGCCGACCCTGCCCTCGCCCGTGTCGCCCGCGAGACCCTCGCCATCTGGTACACAGCCCAGTTCACCCGCCCCGACAACACCCAGGCCGGCCCCGAGTCACCCGCCCGCTACCGCGACGGGCTGGTCTGGAACGTCATCAAGGCGCACCCACTCTCCGCCGCACCGGTGCCCGGCGGATACGGCTACTGGGCCCAGCACCCCTGA
- a CDS encoding thermonuclease family protein has protein sequence MPMLLIKGSYHLINSRSDGDTIHFKPDKKEEWDLVPGPHKVEHNTSGKAKLRLDAIDTLETHYARNGNPEVHQPWLHGRAARDELTDWLGFTTVDRAPDETVTAATPTTRPGWILTRGAGRDKRCIALAGKGTPPGASGTQINVDETLLRTTFNHHILKEGLAYPTYYTNLFPDLRDELTAAVRQAQAQNKGLWKDDDTLDGATVTAITSLQDDVVILPKLFRRLVDYLYLGDPDNADLAGFPAFLDQAADEFWVISTGHSTTGLDAIVEVIDSTVRMTHPSEDLVFVEN, from the coding sequence ATGCCCATGTTGCTGATCAAGGGTTCGTACCACCTCATCAATAGCCGGTCGGACGGTGACACCATCCACTTCAAGCCGGACAAGAAGGAGGAGTGGGACCTCGTCCCCGGCCCGCACAAGGTCGAGCACAACACGTCCGGCAAGGCCAAGCTGCGGCTGGACGCCATCGACACGCTGGAGACCCACTACGCGCGCAACGGCAATCCCGAGGTCCACCAGCCGTGGCTCCACGGCCGTGCCGCCCGGGACGAGCTGACGGACTGGCTCGGCTTCACCACTGTCGACCGTGCCCCGGACGAGACCGTCACCGCGGCAACTCCCACGACCCGGCCCGGCTGGATCCTCACCCGCGGTGCGGGTCGCGACAAGCGCTGTATCGCCCTCGCCGGGAAGGGCACGCCCCCGGGCGCCAGCGGCACGCAGATCAACGTCGACGAGACGCTGCTGCGCACCACGTTCAACCACCACATTCTCAAAGAGGGCCTGGCCTACCCGACGTACTACACCAACCTCTTCCCCGACCTGCGCGACGAGCTGACCGCCGCGGTGCGTCAGGCGCAGGCGCAGAACAAGGGCCTGTGGAAGGACGACGACACGCTCGACGGCGCGACCGTCACCGCAATCACCTCCCTCCAGGACGACGTCGTGATCCTGCCCAAGCTGTTCCGGCGGCTGGTGGACTACCTGTACCTCGGCGACCCCGACAACGCGGACCTGGCCGGCTTCCCCGCCTTCCTCGACCAGGCAGCGGACGAGTTCTGGGTCATCTCCACCGGCCACTCCACCACCGGCCTCGACGCCATCGTCGAGGTAATCGACAGCACGGTGCGGATGACCCACCCGTCCGAGGACCTCGTCTTCGTCGAGAACTGA
- the chrA gene encoding chromate efflux transporter, with amino-acid sequence MTATEQPPIPRARADRGAAGSDVIPLRQATRAWFAISWQTFGGPAGQIAVMQRALVEDKRWIGQQRFNHALSYCMLLPGPEAQQLAIYTGWLLNGTRGGLIAGSLFVLPGVLALLALSALYVAFGSTAALVGVFAGLAPAVVAIVVQAVSRVARRSLTHPLLIALAAASFAALALFSVPFPAVIATAALTGWLIGRYKPDALNPPAGHGAGDGPPPLIPDDALHHEQPSRRRTWRILGAGLLLWALPLVAVALLTGTGSVFTTQGLFFSGTALVTFGGAYAVLAFVAQQAVQTYGWLSAKEMVSGLALAETTPGPLIMVVQFVAFLGAYRDPGGLDPWAAALLGALLTTWVTFVPCFLFIFLGAPYIERLRDNRKISAALTGITAAVVGVIANLALYFAEHALFTEVDDKTIGPITLALPDLATLRPAALAITVTAALLIFKLRWSVLRTLGICATLGLGAALVGLPGI; translated from the coding sequence GTGACCGCTACCGAACAGCCCCCCATCCCGCGGGCCAGAGCCGACCGTGGCGCCGCCGGCAGTGACGTGATCCCGCTGCGGCAGGCGACCCGGGCATGGTTTGCGATCTCCTGGCAGACCTTCGGCGGCCCGGCCGGGCAGATCGCGGTGATGCAGCGGGCGCTGGTGGAGGACAAGCGCTGGATCGGCCAGCAGCGGTTCAACCACGCCCTGAGCTACTGCATGCTCCTGCCCGGCCCGGAGGCCCAGCAGCTCGCCATCTACACCGGGTGGCTCCTCAACGGCACCCGCGGCGGCCTGATCGCCGGCTCCCTGTTCGTCCTGCCCGGCGTTCTGGCTCTGCTCGCGCTGTCCGCGCTCTACGTCGCCTTCGGCTCGACCGCGGCCCTCGTCGGCGTCTTCGCCGGCCTTGCGCCCGCGGTCGTCGCCATCGTCGTCCAGGCCGTCTCCCGGGTCGCCCGGCGCTCCCTGACCCACCCGCTCCTGATAGCCCTCGCCGCCGCTTCCTTCGCAGCCCTGGCACTGTTCTCGGTGCCGTTCCCCGCCGTCATCGCCACCGCCGCCCTCACCGGCTGGCTCATCGGCCGCTACAAGCCCGACGCCCTCAACCCCCCGGCCGGTCACGGAGCCGGTGACGGCCCGCCGCCGCTCATCCCGGACGACGCCCTCCACCACGAGCAGCCCAGCCGCCGCCGCACCTGGCGCATCCTGGGAGCCGGTCTGCTGCTGTGGGCCCTGCCGTTGGTCGCCGTCGCCCTGCTGACCGGCACCGGGAGCGTGTTCACCACCCAGGGACTGTTCTTCTCCGGCACCGCACTGGTTACCTTCGGCGGCGCCTACGCGGTCCTGGCCTTCGTCGCGCAGCAGGCCGTGCAGACGTACGGCTGGCTCAGCGCCAAGGAGATGGTCAGCGGCCTCGCCCTCGCCGAGACCACTCCCGGCCCCCTGATCATGGTGGTCCAGTTCGTCGCGTTCCTCGGCGCCTACCGCGACCCCGGCGGCCTCGACCCATGGGCCGCGGCCCTCCTCGGCGCCCTGCTCACGACCTGGGTCACCTTCGTGCCTTGCTTCCTGTTCATCTTCCTCGGCGCCCCCTACATCGAACGCCTGCGCGACAACCGCAAAATCTCCGCCGCCCTCACCGGCATCACCGCCGCCGTCGTCGGCGTCATCGCCAACCTCGCCCTCTACTTCGCCGAACACGCCCTCTTCACCGAAGTCGACGACAAGACCATCGGACCGATCACCCTCGCCCTGCCCGACCTGGCCACGCTGCGCCCCGCGGCCCTCGCGATCACCGTGACCGCCGCACTGCTGATCTTCAAACTCCGCTGGAGCGTCCTGCGCACCCTCGGCATCTGCGCCACCCTCGGCCTGGGAGCCGCCTTGGTGGGCTTGCCCGGCATCTGA
- a CDS encoding Chromate resistance protein ChrB, translating to MSRPERQWVLLSYRLPREPSTPRITVWRKLKRLGVGQISDGLVALPAGAHTQEQLEWIAEEVTDFGGTATVWIAQPAAAGHEQQLVKDMTQARAAEYQQILAQADNARDTDDAERRRVLAKLRAELRRIQRRDHFPPPGRHAAESAVEALQPANTTEESTP from the coding sequence GTGAGCCGGCCCGAGCGGCAGTGGGTGCTGCTTTCCTACCGCCTACCGCGCGAGCCCTCCACCCCGCGGATCACCGTCTGGCGCAAGCTCAAGCGCCTGGGAGTCGGACAGATCAGTGACGGCCTGGTCGCTCTGCCCGCAGGTGCCCACACCCAGGAGCAGCTGGAGTGGATCGCCGAGGAGGTCACCGACTTCGGCGGCACCGCCACCGTGTGGATCGCCCAACCGGCCGCCGCCGGTCACGAACAGCAGCTCGTGAAGGACATGACCCAGGCCCGGGCCGCCGAATACCAGCAGATCCTCGCCCAGGCCGACAACGCACGCGACACGGACGACGCCGAACGGCGGCGCGTACTGGCCAAGCTGCGCGCCGAACTGCGGCGCATCCAGCGCCGCGACCATTTCCCCCCGCCCGGCCGCCATGCCGCAGAGAGCGCCGTCGAGGCCCTACAGCCCGCCAACACCACGGAAGAGAGCACCCCATGA
- a CDS encoding chromate resistance protein ChrB domain-containing protein, producing MKWATRAGIHIDRAACAWLIGRSIDPEAEFAFVTDPADVPADATPFDMRGAELGHHHGDCSFETILRVHRLTDDPALQRIAQIVHEADIDDERFHAPEAPGLDVVLRGLSMTGDDSHTMAIANPVFDGLYAYYQHATALGREPA from the coding sequence ATGAAGTGGGCCACCCGCGCCGGCATCCACATCGACCGCGCCGCCTGCGCCTGGCTGATCGGCCGCTCCATCGACCCCGAAGCCGAGTTCGCCTTCGTCACCGACCCCGCCGACGTCCCCGCCGACGCCACACCCTTCGACATGCGCGGCGCCGAACTCGGCCACCACCACGGCGACTGCAGCTTCGAGACCATCCTGCGCGTCCACCGCCTCACCGACGACCCCGCCCTGCAACGCATCGCGCAGATCGTCCACGAAGCCGACATCGACGACGAACGCTTCCACGCCCCCGAAGCCCCCGGCCTCGACGTCGTCCTGCGGGGCCTGTCCATGACCGGCGACGACAGCCACACCATGGCCATCGCCAACCCCGTCTTCGACGGGCTCTACGCGTACTACCAGCACGCCACCGCCCTGGGCCGCGAACCCGCCTGA
- a CDS encoding lamin tail domain-containing protein gives MHQSGLHFGAVQFDGPGTDLPRTNSKLNAEYVDLHNNTGQAVQMRGYTVKTTAGALYTFPAFTLAAWKTVRLKNGQGSNTAATVFRKRDTFWFNNSSGSLTLTAPGGAKKDTCAWKANGRGYTTCH, from the coding sequence GTGCATCAGAGCGGTCTGCATTTCGGCGCGGTGCAGTTCGATGGGCCGGGTACGGATCTGCCCCGGACGAACAGCAAGCTGAACGCCGAGTACGTCGACCTCCACAACAACACCGGCCAGGCCGTGCAGATGCGCGGCTACACCGTCAAAACCACTGCGGGGGCCCTGTACACGTTTCCGGCGTTCACGCTCGCGGCATGGAAGACGGTCCGGCTGAAGAACGGGCAGGGGAGCAACACCGCCGCCACCGTGTTCCGGAAGAGGGACACCTTCTGGTTCAACAACTCCTCCGGCTCCCTCACCCTGACCGCGCCGGGCGGGGCCAAGAAGGACACCTGCGCCTGGAAGGCCAACGGCCGCGGCTACACCACCTGCCACTAA
- a CDS encoding ribosomal protein L7/L12, with protein MDGRGGRVEEPGFRVLLTEAGDRKMEAVRAIRTVTGLSLWNSKLLLADAPVEIEAAGWFEAAVETARTLEDAGARTRLLCDCCGRTIRRGAFPVNSTQYPEPWPLEICWASGLPAAI; from the coding sequence GTGGACGGCCGGGGAGGGCGTGTGGAAGAGCCAGGATTCCGTGTGCTGCTGACAGAAGCAGGCGACCGGAAAATGGAGGCAGTCCGTGCGATACGGACGGTCACCGGCCTCAGCCTGTGGAACAGCAAGCTTCTGCTTGCCGACGCACCCGTAGAGATCGAGGCAGCCGGCTGGTTCGAAGCCGCTGTCGAGACGGCTCGGACGCTTGAGGACGCAGGCGCCCGCACCAGGCTGCTCTGCGACTGCTGCGGCCGCACCATTAGGCGGGGAGCCTTCCCCGTTAACTCGACGCAGTATCCGGAACCATGGCCCCTCGAGATCTGCTGGGCAAGTGGCCTGCCCGCAGCGATCTGA
- a CDS encoding ABC transporter ATP-binding protein, giving the protein MKASLEREGPPGRGPVVLALRYYGRELARLRWLTAPAMLMPALGNIGINYIAPLVVAKLVGRIAGGAALGLGACLPYVLGFAGVLLLSEAAWRLGLHCLNRLDALGIERLYIVGMDELFAKDAAFFHDNFAGSLTKRVLSFASRFEEFVDALTFSVVGRFVPLLFGSVVLWRYEPLLVVALLAMLAVTGVCVLPLIRRRQALVARREEAIARVSGHVSDSLMNMDTVRAFAAEEREAAEHRSRVAQSRALTLRSWDYGNLRIDTLVAPMSVVTNALGLLIAVTIAGSGGGGVGGSGHGVEAVVVAFTYFSNATRIMFEFNQIYRRLESSMTEAAQFTQLLLTPATVRDPHSPEPVPEPDRAGEVRFEKVGFAHAGAEPLFEGLDLDVPSGAKIGLVGRSGGGKTTLTRLLLRMTDIDAGRILIGGRDISRLRQRDLRELMAYVPQDPAMFHRTLRENIAFARPGATEAEIRRAAEAAHVTEFADALPDGLDTMVGERGVKLSGGQRQRVALARAILRDAPILLLDEATSALDSESEVLVQEALWQLMEGRTALVVAHRLSTVAHMDRLIVLDRGRIVEQGTHHDLLACGGTYAKLWQHQSGGFLDESPAPPSPRQGDSWR; this is encoded by the coding sequence ATGAAAGCGTCTCTGGAACGAGAGGGTCCGCCAGGCAGAGGGCCGGTGGTCCTCGCACTCCGCTACTACGGGCGGGAGTTGGCGCGGCTGCGTTGGCTGACCGCGCCCGCCATGCTGATGCCAGCCCTCGGCAACATCGGCATCAACTACATCGCCCCGCTGGTCGTCGCGAAGCTGGTCGGGCGCATCGCGGGCGGCGCCGCGCTCGGCCTCGGCGCCTGCCTCCCGTACGTCCTGGGCTTCGCCGGTGTCCTGCTGCTCTCGGAAGCGGCGTGGCGCCTCGGACTGCACTGCCTGAACCGGCTCGACGCCCTCGGCATCGAGCGGCTGTACATCGTCGGCATGGACGAGCTGTTCGCAAAGGATGCCGCGTTCTTCCACGACAACTTCGCCGGGTCGTTGACCAAGCGGGTGCTGAGCTTCGCCTCCCGCTTCGAAGAGTTCGTCGACGCGCTGACCTTCTCGGTCGTGGGCCGGTTCGTACCGCTGCTGTTCGGTTCGGTGGTGCTCTGGCGCTACGAACCGCTGCTCGTCGTGGCACTCCTGGCGATGCTCGCGGTGACGGGGGTGTGCGTACTGCCCCTGATCCGGCGCCGCCAGGCGCTCGTCGCCCGGCGCGAGGAGGCGATCGCGCGGGTGTCGGGGCACGTCTCCGACAGTCTGATGAACATGGACACGGTGCGCGCGTTCGCCGCGGAGGAGCGCGAGGCGGCCGAGCACCGGTCCCGGGTCGCGCAGTCGCGGGCGCTCACGCTGCGGTCGTGGGACTACGGCAACCTGCGGATCGACACCCTGGTCGCACCGATGTCCGTCGTGACCAACGCGCTGGGCCTGCTGATCGCCGTCACGATCGCCGGGAGCGGCGGCGGGGGTGTGGGCGGAAGCGGGCACGGGGTGGAGGCGGTCGTGGTCGCGTTCACGTACTTCTCCAACGCCACCCGGATCATGTTCGAGTTCAACCAGATCTACCGCCGCCTGGAGAGCTCGATGACGGAGGCCGCGCAGTTCACGCAGCTGCTGCTGACGCCGGCGACCGTACGCGACCCACACTCCCCAGAGCCGGTGCCGGAGCCGGACCGGGCCGGCGAGGTGCGCTTCGAAAAGGTGGGCTTCGCCCACGCGGGCGCGGAGCCGCTGTTCGAGGGGCTCGACCTGGACGTGCCCAGCGGGGCGAAGATCGGACTGGTGGGCCGCTCCGGTGGCGGCAAAACCACACTCACCCGGCTGCTGCTGCGGATGACGGACATCGACGCGGGCCGGATCCTGATCGGGGGCCGGGACATCAGCAGGCTGCGACAGCGCGATCTGCGCGAGCTGATGGCGTACGTCCCGCAGGACCCGGCGATGTTCCACCGAACCCTGCGGGAGAACATCGCGTTCGCCCGGCCTGGTGCCACCGAGGCCGAGATCCGGCGCGCGGCCGAGGCGGCGCACGTCACGGAGTTCGCCGACGCGCTGCCCGACGGCCTCGACACGATGGTCGGCGAGCGCGGGGTCAAGCTGTCCGGCGGGCAGCGCCAGAGGGTCGCGTTGGCCCGGGCGATCCTGCGCGACGCGCCGATCCTGTTGCTGGACGAGGCGACCAGCGCCCTGGACTCCGAGAGCGAGGTCCTCGTACAGGAGGCGCTGTGGCAGCTCATGGAGGGGCGGACCGCCCTCGTGGTCGCGCACCGGCTGAGCACGGTGGCCCACATGGACCGGCTCATCGTCCTCGACCGCGGCCGCATCGTCGAACAGGGCACGCACCACGATCTGCTGGCCTGCGGGGGCACGTACGCGAAGCTGTGGCAGCACCAGTCGGGCGGATTTCTCGACGAGAGCCCCGCACCCCCCTCACCGCGTCAGGGGGATTCCTGGAGGTAG